The Asterias rubens chromosome 14, eAstRub1.3, whole genome shotgun sequence DNA segment agttacagggtttgaagataatgatagtggaaagctgcccttcaaatattacttactgaggtgctgtagtttttgagaaatgagtaaaacaatgtcatgaaaatacgtttgtaaatgcttaaaataattttggtctcatgagatgaCGAATACTAttatcatgacattgttttactaatttccccaaaactacagcacctcagcatgtaatattttcagggaagctttctactcattatcttcaaactatgtaagtttcgtgtacatctgtggacattgtgttttttgtcctacaaaaagtacaccctttaaaggaacagaAATGGTAAATAAACAAAGCGTGAATAtttataaatagtaataatatcaataataataatatggtatgtgtaatgcgccaaatcaatctaaACAGATGTACAAAACTTACAcggggagaaacggctccctctgaataaacaaagttttcaagaaagaattaattctccactaaaatatttgaatttgatttcaagacttcagaatttgattttaaggtctcgcaatcaagcatctgaaggcacacaactttgtgtgacaagggtattttttcttccattaattaatatatctcaaaactttgacgaccaattgagtttaaattttcacaggtttgttattttataaatgcatatttttatgttgagatacaccaagtgagaagactggtctttgacaattaccaatagtgtccagtgtctttaatcgaTGTCAGAAtgcaaaatgtgaaaatcagtttttcatcattttctccttacccagatggccgattaatctcaaacatctacatgtacgatggtggattacataaagtgcttagcaaaaaccaaGTGTAATGTATTCCTTTAGAGgcactgctggacactattggtaatggcttttagcatcaaaacttacttggtaacaagcaatagagagctgttgtgAAAAACGGATTCCACTGAAGGActgtagtttcgagaaagaagtcattcttcacgagtttgatttcgagacctcagaataagattttgaggtccagaaatcaaggatctgaaagcacacaacttccgagtgacaagggtgtttttttgacacaggtttgttgttttgtgcattgttgagatTAGTGCTGGGTTAATATtggtatggtacatgtacatattggtATTCGGTTAACCGCACTGTTCCTTTGTGGTCAGATGGGCGGATTGAtgttagttttagacagtgtcactcggttcattcataaaaataaccagatctaatttaaagatggcaagttgctttttcttttgatatcgTGATTGACTCTTTATGtagaaggaaaacttttgttatctttcaacaaaaaacatcGGAAacgtcattgttttaactcttacagatgtgagcatagttaaatacttgtTTGATGCTgtttctttgaaatatttcctaaatggtgttttgagtattattattatggcaggctgcattagacattaCAGATTAAattcgtaccctcagaatttgtgtcatgatttttgaaagtggtaaaaatggggcaaatctggtgactagctgtcgaaattgtacgtgttggaccagatcaaccgtttccgctCGAAACAAACTCGTAAcactccggcctggcggccgtcgggaggagggttccgttacgttatcgcaactacatttttgtattcatttgttgatgatttgtttgaaaaaaaaatgcatgtttttttttattcaaaagaaaaataaaccaatcaatgAGATTCGGTTTTGTAAAAATGGGATTGAAAAACTTGGGGCAAGCTACGGCACGTTTTTCCCACAAGTGCTGCTCTCAAGAACATGTTGAGCAAGGAACCCGAAGTACATGTACTGAACTGAACCTTTTCACGCACTGCCAAGTGcaaatgcaaatttgacataTGATTTCGTGAACCTCAAAAATAAAGCAAACCCAACCTCCTGCCTGGTTGACcgacaaaatattaaaattgggCCTAATAAAAATTATAgagtaaattaaaataattcaggtCTTAGAATTAGATATGTCATTTAACCATACTCTTTCGATAAACTAATGCAAGCTGAACTGGCTTACCGTGAATCACTGGTGCGACTCTAAACTTCGCTGACATTTCCAGAAAAAAACAGCCGGTGTTTTCTCTCCATGTAACCCGCCATCTTGTAACTAGAGGAATGCGTCTCAGCGCATGCGTACATTATAAAATTGATTGCATCTCCACTTTCAAACAAATGGTGGCGCTATGACATTTTTATGGACCTCGCCAAAAAAAGTTTGTGGGCGGGGCGACTGATCCTTTGGTTTACTATCCAAAACTAAAGTTGGGAAAGATTTTCGTATTAAAGAATTTAGAATAAAAATTAAGAtctgcacaaattaatttatagCCGACTATGCTTTGCAGGCTCattacttcacggaggcaacaaaggcgattgcctccaagcCCCCGGTCATTGCTGCCCTGGTGTAAAAATTtacagtagaagtttacaatttcctcattcaTTATGTGACCGGCTTCTACAAAAATTGGTATTTTTTAAgggacaaaataaataaattgagttACATACACAGCTGAATTTGTGTTATTATCAGCTTTGAACCCTGTGGCTTTTTGCATTCTGGAGATAGGCTACTGATATTAAGTTGCATTCATATACAATGTAATGAAAGTGCCTTCAGAGATACAACCTCTTAAACATAGCCCCTTTATAAATATAGCAAAATTTAAGGGAACTAACCtaaaattgtatacaaaaacttttgattaaaaaaaaaaggatatgtTTTAATTAATTCTGTTAATAAACTATGGAAGTATTTATTCAATAGAAGCCAATAAACcaagaaagacaaaatcatgttttgaaaatgttttcagCATCTCAACATTGAACGCCTCTGTAAtattgcagggggggggggtcacataATGGTGCCCTTTATCAATAGAAAaggccttgttgcccttgccctttcaaaaacgaagcataggTACACATGCCAAAATGTGCCAataacatcccccccccccttcttaaTATTTACACACTGAAAGTCAACCTTTTCAATATAGGCCtactacaaacaaaattaactatttttaaagccattggacactttcggtaaacagtattgtccatggcccacacttcgtgtatcacaacttatacataaaataaaaaacctgtgaaaatttaggctcaatcgatcatcggtctcggagaaaataacggggaaacccacccttgtttttgcACGttccgccgtgtcatgacatgtgtttaaaataaatctgtaattctcgatatcgagaattgatattgttttaatgtttcctcaaaaagtaaatcatttaatggaataatatttcaagagaagtctttcatcattaccttctgtaacccctgtcagttatttgtaaatctgttaacttttatttttgtttctgtatcaaaagtgtccaatggctttaacctttGACTAAAAATCTCTTCTTACAAGATTCAAATGAAAAATCTAGCCCTTCCTCTGAGGGGCAATATGAGGCCTTACTGACACACAATGATCACACTTGGAACACAATTTGTGTTGTAAATTTTATTAATATAATCTCTGCTTCAATATTCTGCATACATCTTTGTGATATAAAATTAACATTAACTTCAGTCCAAAAAAATAAACTCTAATTTTACTTTGTACAAGTATGAACTATTATGATTTGTAATAACATTATTCTGGTACATCAGGAATGATTAAAAGTTTGCACTTTACTTAAAGTTGACAATTTCTTGACAAAGAGTTAGACAGTAGATTCACAAATAAAAAGTTATCGTCTTATTTTGTACATTAAGTTTAGTCTAAAATGCACTGTcctgcagtggacactattgatatttactcaaaatagttgttggcataaaaacttacttggtaacaagcattggagagctattgatagtataagacattgtgaaaacggctcactctgaagtaatgtagttttcaagaaagaagtaattttccactaaaatatttgattttgattttgagacctcagaattagattttgaggtttcaaaatcaagcatctgaaagcatacaacgtcaagtgacaagggtgttttttcttccattattatctcgcaactgcaacaaccaattgagttcaaatttcacaggtttgttattttgtgcatatgttgagatacagcaagtgagaagactggtctttgacaaataccaatagtgtccagtgcctttaagctttttTAATGTCTTGCTGAAAAATaattctaaaaaaatatttataaaaaaaacccaggttGAACACCCATGACAGCATCTACAAGATCCAACTTGCCTGGTTTGGCCCAATAGTGAGAATGAAAAATAACAGACTCCCAAAATGCATCCTACTTGTGAAAAATAGAAGGGGGTAGGCCTTGCTCGGAAGAGCAGGGTAAACGACATCATCTCTTACAGCACTTTCTACCTGGAACATTGAAGAGCGCAAGTTAGGCAAGGATGGAGAGTGAACATTCTTGGAGCCAACATCCTGCAGGACATGCTGCAAGTTTGATTGATGACgtaagcgctttataaatgcatttaagttaagctaagttaaaggcagtagacactattggtaaatactcaaaataatttttagcataaaaccttacttggtatcgagtaatggggagctgtggatagtataaaacattgtgagaaacagctccctctgaagtaacatagttttcgagaaagaagtaattttccacgaatttgatttcgagacctcagatttagaatttaaggtctcgaaatcaagcgtctgaaagcacacaactttgtgtgacaagggtgttttttctttcattattatctcgcaacttcgacgaccaattgagctcaaattttcacaggtttgctcttttatgcatatgttgagatacaccaagtgagaagactggtctttgacagttaccaatagtgtccagtgtctttaaggcacaTGTAGGTTTCATGGTGTAAAGACTCAAGACTTTACAATGGTTTTTCTGCCTTCAATTTACGATTCAGTTCACAAAGCTGCTTCATGAATCCATCGTTTGGGCAGACTTCCCGCTTTGTTAGGACCACCCGGAGGGCCTCTCTGGCGTCCATGTTTCTCTTGATCATCAGAAAAGCAATGACGACAGTGGTTGAGCGACTGAATCCCTCCACGCAGTGAACAAGCACCTTGCCtacatcaataaaacaaaaacacaaattactgaacatcaatcaatcgatcaaccAAGTCATTTATTGAGTGCCAAAGTTCAAACTTTGCTATAAAGCGCTGAGacaaagggcccaatttcatgaaggcTGTGAGGAAACTTACTCAGCACAgatatattgtcaaagaccagaattcttACTCGGTCTATCCAACATTATATGCAAACAATTTCAAACCTGGGAAAatatttggctcaattggtcaccgaagttgcaagggGAATAATGTCAgaaaaacaccccccccctgaacaaatttgtgtgctttcagaggcctATTTGTGTTagaaattccctctttctcaaccttcagagagagagctgtttctcacaatgtgttaaactatcatcagctctccattgctcattaccaagaaagtttttatgctaatgacaattttgagtaattactagcagtgtccagtaccttcaACTCGTCCATTAAAAACCCAAGTTTCTACCTTAATTTAGAACATTTTACCCACCTTTGTTCGTCAACGCGTTGTCTATGAAGTCAGATGCAGCCTCCAGAAAGGGAGATATATTGAAACCGATCACATCGACAGCTTTGATGGCATAGAAGCTTATCCCTGTATCCTGTACAAATAAGACAATTACAATCTCCCATTGTCTATCTTTGTATTCAGCTCATCACTAAAtatagccttttgtcaaggccttcgtggcttTGACGGCTTCTTAgagccataataataataataataataataataataacaataacaaatttttataaaaaaatagcgcatttcacaataaccgtatcaatgctctttacattagtgccctggtcatggggccaataacatccctgtaatgtttctcagctcccttgggagtatacagccctgagctgcctgtaaggcgcttgtggctttttcatacacaatatcagcCTCTACCcttcgcaggtacccatttatacccctgggtgaagagaagcaattataagtaaagtatcttgctcaaggacacaagtgtcacgaccgggattcgaacccacactccggtgaatcagcaccagaacttgaattcgatgctcttaaccactcggccgtgacacttcGGAGCCATGATCCAAAAGGACTGGAAGCGGGAGACCACTCTGATCTTGCGAGTCGAGTTGCTAAGCCATGAGGACCTTTTACAACCCTTTGCTAATTATGAGAGccctttgttgtttttcttaaatttattagttttttttattgagccAATgctatttttaaaggaaaacagtCACTCAAGAAGCTCAAAAAAGTTCCCAAAATAATAAGACGGTTAGGCAGAGAAACTTTTTTGAAGATCGACCTGGTGGTGTTTAATGGCCTGAAATTTCAAAACTAGTCTGTCCTGAAGGTTTCAGCAGGGCTGGAATTTCGTTGGAAAACACTTATTAAGTAAGAAAACCGTTTTTATTATCATCCCTGTATCCTGTACAAACAAATCAGACACAATTTGATTCTTCCAtttattgcttttaattttcaTGAGCTCATAACTAAAGCTAGACTTTTGTCGCGGCTTTCGTGGCTTTGTAGAGCCGCCATCCAAAGCGACTGGAAGGGACTCGTGCAACGAAGCCACGAGGGCCTTTACAACCTATTTGCTAATCAAAAGAGCCTTTTACTGTCTTTCCTTTGCCaaatcattttttgttattggGGCATTGATACTTTCCATAGAAGCTCAAAAGAGTTCCCCCAAATTATACCCAGATGGGCAGAGAAACTTGTTTTCAAAAGAACGACCTGAAatggtggtaaaaaaaaaatggctcaaGTGACATTTCAAAACTAGCAGAGTCTGTCGCGAAGGTTTCAGCTGCCAGCAGGCTTGGAACTTCATCTTCTTGCAAAGGTCACTGAGTCATTGGAAAAGGCTtattaagaatttgttattattaatattacacatACCTTGTAGAACTCCTCATCTGTGTTCACATGACCAAATTTACTTGTTCCTTGCGCAGCATTGACGATATGCGTAATGCCTACTTGCTTCAGTGATATTTTATTGGTAGCAAAGCTCCTGTGAATGATGTtatattaaatatttgaatgtccttaaaggcagtggacactattagtaatttactcaaaaataactattagcataaaaccttacttggtaacaagtaatggggagctgttgacagtataaaacattgtgagaaacggctccctctgaagtaacgtagtttttcaaaaggaagtaattttccatgatatatcgatttcgagacctcagatttagaatttgaggtcttgaaatcaatcatctgaaagcatacaactctggtgacaagggtgtttttttttctttcatactgttatcttgcatcttcgacgaccaattgagctgaattttttacaggttggttattttatgcaaatgttgagatacaccaagtgagaagactggtctttgactttgaattacccatagtgtccagtgtctttaaaatacaaaaatatttagtaTCATCATGATCGAAGAAGGCCTGTAAGTGTCTAGGAAATCCTCTTTATCACCCCCATTAGAGGGAATGGGTTTGTCAGTGGTGGGGTCATGCTTTTTCTTTGAATGGGGATGCTGCAGGGGGCCACCGTCCTGTTATGTTGGGAtaaggtgagaatactggtatttaactattttccaaaggtgtccaggggtggatttcacaaagagttaagactagtcttatctcgagttacgactagccatacatttttttaaatctcctcggactagtcctaagttaggacaaatcctaactctttgtgaaattgacccccgggtggatttcacaaagagttaggacaagttacttaatcctaactaaggactagctCTAAGTAATTAACacctcctaggactagtcctattaaGAACAAGGACTggagttctttgtgaaatcgacccaattgcctttaaaactgaCCTTTCACTGATGTAAATGTCAGGGTAGACTTCGTCATAAGCTCTCGATGGCATGAGAACTAACTCACCACCTCCCCTCACTATCTCCAACAGGTCCTTTGGTGTACAGGACTCAGGTGGTGCCGTTCCATCGATATCCTGAGTTGCCATGGCAATCTGtattgataaacaaaataaaatatgatgATAAGTTTTGGTTACGCACATGTTAAAGTTTCCATCATGTTCAGACACCCAATGAGGATGACACCCCAAATTACgggaaataattattgtattttcaTAGAAACCGTTTGAGAATCCTTCACAAAATCGTTCCAGAAACTCAACTAATACTGGTTTAAACTTGTACAATTTCACAACACTTATCTTATACTCTGACAGCAACAGATGGGGATGAAGTCAGTCTCGTCGACACATAGTTGCGACATGGAGGTCCATGGTTGCGATAAggaaccctcctcccaacgtcAAGGAGGgatacattatcgcaactagtcgACCCAGTgctatttggaaaagtttccgtatggcgccaccactttttcattcgaaatgaaataataattatagtatctaattacCTCAATCagtcaatgagatatccctttttgtacaaatggtggcgccatacggaaagttatcgcTCCTACGTCCTTGAACTTAAGTTTAACTGAGGTTCATTGTGATTGTCTCCACTAccagacgatagcggaacgaacctcattaGTTCTAGGGTAGGGTAGGATTATCTGAGAAGACCATCATAATAATATCGTCTATATACATGATATAGTATGCA contains these protein-coding regions:
- the LOC117299384 gene encoding dual specificity protein phosphatase 3-like — protein: MATQDIDGTAPPESCTPKDLLEIVRGGGELVLMPSRAYDEVYPDIYISERSFATNKISLKQVGITHIVNAAQGTSKFGHVNTDEEFYKDTGISFYAIKAVDVIGFNISPFLEAASDFIDNALTNKGKVLVHCVEGFSRSTTVVIAFLMIKRNMDAREALRVVLTKREVCPNDGFMKQLCELNRKLKAEKPL